In Taeniopygia guttata chromosome 23, bTaeGut7.mat, whole genome shotgun sequence, the following are encoded in one genomic region:
- the HEYL gene encoding hairy/enhancer-of-split related with YRPW motif-like protein, translating into MKRLCEESSSDTESDGTIDVGREEEYSHVSRSVSPTTTSQIQARKKRRGIIEKRRRDRINSSLSELRRLVPTAFEKQGSSKLEKAEILQMTVDHLKMLHATGGAGFLDARALAVDYRSIGFRECLTEVVRYLGILEGQNAADPIRLRLLSHLNNYVAEMEPSPVATSLLPIQTWPWSFLHGPVQIPRREAAPAPLVLTASSLAYPSPAVRPAPVRRVPGEMLPSRRSFLASRMGSSSRRARGASSAAAVPAVPRMPSPGALREGSSKSSQIATFLFSPTSAGIPVPPAYAAPPVLGAATQGPGIRVGTSRICRSWATEIGAF; encoded by the exons ATGAAGCGGCTTTGCGAGGAGAGCTCGTCCGACACGGAGTCTGACGGCACCATCGATGTGGGCCGGGAGGAGGAGTacag CCATGTTTCCAGGTCTGTCTCTCCCACCACGACATCTCAGATACAAGccaggaagaagaggagaggg ATCATCGAGAAGCGGCGCCGTGACCGCATCAACAGCAGCCTCTCGGAGCTGCGGCGCCTGGTGCCCACGGCCTTCGAGAAGCAG GGGTCTTCCAagctggagaaggcagaaaTTCTACAAATGACAGTGGATCACTTAAAAATGCTTCACGCCACAGGAGGAGCAG GCTTCCTGGACGCCCGGGCTCTGGCTGTGGATTACAGAAGCATCGGCTTCCGCGAGTGCCTCACCGAAGTTGTCAGGTACCTGGGCATCCTCGAGGGCCAAAACGCTGCCGACCCCATCCGGCTGCGACTCCTCTCCCACCTGAATAATTACGTGGCAGAAATGGAGCCTTCGCCCGTGgccacctccctgctgcccaTCCAGACCTGGCCCTGGTCCTTCCTGCACGGCCCTGTGCAGATCCCCAGGAGGGAGGCTGCTCCCGCTCCGCTTGTTCTGACTGCATCTTCCCTGGCTTACCCCAGCCCCGCGGTGAGGCCGGCCCCTGTCCGCCGTGTCCCCGGTGAGATGCTGCCATCCCGCCGGAGCTTCCTGGCCAGCAGGATGGGCTCGTCCAGCCGGAGGGCCCGCGGTGCCAGCTCGGCCGCAGCCGTGCCAGCCGTGCCCAGGATGCCATCACCGGGAGCGCTGAGAGAGGGCTCATCCAAGAGCAGCCAAATCGCCACATTCCTCTTCTCCCCAACCTCTGCCGGCATCCCTGTGCCGCCAGCTTACGCGGCGCCTCCCGTTTTGGGCGCTGCCACGCAGGGACCAGGCATCAGGGTTGGGACATCCAGGATCTGCCGCTCCTGGGCGACGGAAATTGGGGCGTTCTga